A genome region from Thalassotalea euphylliae includes the following:
- a CDS encoding TonB-dependent siderophore receptor, whose translation MKHHKLSLAIASAILTSAMPIAQAATQDVEVIEVTGRAQQFYLDTNTSVGTKAPADIIDLPMSVDVITNQLIVDQAARNITDLYRSIAGVSEFSYSGVTFRGFRDDANVFYDGVRGDPYSGFSVPQVFNVERIEVLKGPATALYGGGEPGGMINYVTKKPTFTEKRELNFTVGNRSLAGASVDMTGGITDNLAFRFGAFYEEEDSFRDNADSENTEIAGGLLYEFDADTSLTTTFDYVEQNLGGNRLRGVPADDNGNFIVDREYNANEKFDYQDLEALTLQATLKHSFTDNLDVNATVRYMDNEREQAYHESRSWVDVNGDGEANIDDQTIRREYRDQYRANEELSLTVDFVYEHELAGMANQLLFGGDYHDVDTEYDYLRARYEADGVGNLNIFNPNYGETDPSTYNLRDLNRDGIKRERNSFYVQDRLSLTEQWSIMVGARFDQFDETNKESGNSYDDNDVTYRAGVTYKPMDDLSLYASYSESFNPVSPDDFEEGAGELEPTTGDQIELGAKKYWLDGRIFTTIAFYQIDKENLVIGNPDFIDSDETPNIPQVINFGLVESDGVELTLVGDLTDNLSITANYAYNDTRVTRGDTRNISGSGKFVNAPMHQAGLWTRYELANIDSSIAFGIDYVDEQISFDNQKVKSFTVFDASWTTRWDDILLSINVNNIFDKEYAVSGFSERNGHFPGESRKVVGQLTYNF comes from the coding sequence ATGAAACACCATAAACTTAGTTTAGCCATTGCAAGTGCGATATTAACATCTGCAATGCCTATCGCTCAGGCGGCAACGCAAGATGTTGAAGTGATCGAGGTCACTGGTCGCGCACAACAATTTTACTTAGATACCAATACCAGTGTTGGTACCAAAGCACCGGCAGACATTATTGATTTGCCAATGTCTGTTGATGTGATTACCAATCAGTTAATTGTTGACCAAGCTGCACGTAACATTACAGATTTATACCGCTCCATTGCAGGTGTTAGTGAATTTAGTTATTCCGGCGTAACTTTCCGTGGCTTTAGGGATGATGCCAACGTGTTTTACGACGGGGTGCGCGGCGACCCTTACTCAGGCTTTAGTGTGCCCCAGGTATTTAACGTTGAACGTATTGAGGTATTGAAAGGCCCTGCAACTGCACTTTATGGCGGTGGTGAGCCAGGTGGTATGATCAACTATGTCACTAAAAAGCCAACCTTCACTGAAAAACGCGAGTTAAATTTCACTGTCGGTAATCGTTCATTAGCAGGTGCATCTGTCGATATGACGGGCGGTATCACCGACAATCTAGCGTTTCGCTTTGGCGCATTTTACGAAGAGGAAGACAGTTTCCGCGATAATGCTGACAGCGAAAATACCGAAATTGCTGGTGGTTTACTCTATGAATTTGACGCCGACACTAGCCTAACCACCACCTTCGATTATGTTGAACAAAACCTTGGCGGTAACCGCTTACGCGGCGTACCTGCCGACGACAATGGCAACTTTATTGTCGATCGTGAATATAACGCCAATGAAAAATTCGACTACCAAGATTTAGAAGCGCTAACACTGCAAGCAACATTGAAGCACAGCTTTACTGACAATTTAGATGTCAATGCAACTGTTCGCTACATGGATAACGAGCGTGAACAGGCTTACCACGAATCACGCAGCTGGGTTGATGTGAATGGTGATGGCGAAGCCAATATTGACGATCAAACCATTCGACGCGAGTACCGCGATCAGTATCGCGCGAATGAAGAGCTAAGCCTAACCGTTGATTTTGTTTATGAACACGAATTGGCAGGCATGGCCAACCAGTTATTGTTCGGCGGTGATTACCACGACGTTGACACCGAATATGACTACTTGCGCGCTCGTTACGAAGCTGATGGTGTCGGTAACCTAAATATTTTTAATCCAAACTATGGCGAAACTGACCCATCAACATACAACCTTCGCGATTTAAACCGCGATGGTATTAAGCGTGAACGTAATAGTTTCTACGTTCAAGACAGGTTATCGTTGACCGAACAATGGTCAATTATGGTTGGCGCTCGATTCGATCAATTTGACGAGACCAATAAGGAAAGCGGTAACAGCTACGACGACAATGATGTTACGTACCGCGCCGGTGTTACTTACAAACCAATGGATGACTTATCGCTATACGCCAGTTATTCAGAAAGCTTTAACCCTGTAAGCCCTGACGACTTTGAAGAAGGTGCTGGCGAATTAGAGCCAACCACAGGTGATCAAATTGAACTCGGTGCGAAAAAATACTGGCTAGACGGCCGTATTTTCACCACCATCGCGTTTTATCAAATTGACAAAGAAAACTTAGTCATTGGCAACCCTGATTTCATCGACAGTGATGAAACCCCAAATATTCCACAAGTGATCAATTTTGGTTTAGTGGAAAGTGATGGTGTTGAACTGACGTTAGTCGGCGACTTAACCGACAACCTAAGTATTACAGCAAACTACGCCTATAACGACACGCGAGTAACGCGCGGTGATACCCGCAATATTTCAGGCTCAGGCAAATTTGTTAATGCGCCAATGCATCAAGCTGGTTTATGGACACGCTACGAGCTTGCGAATATTGACTCTTCAATCGCCTTTGGTATTGATTATGTTGATGAGCAAATTAGCTTTGATAACCAGAAAGTGAAGTCATTTACCGTATTTGACGCAAGCTGGACAACTCGTTGGGATGATATCTTGCTAAGCATTAATGTGAATAACATTTTTGACAAAGAATATGCTGTCAGTGGCTTTAGTGAGCGCAATGGCCACTTCCCTGGTGAATCAAGAAAAGTAGTTGGTCAGCTAACCTACAACTTCTAG
- a CDS encoding GMC family oxidoreductase, with protein sequence MMYDICIVGSGAGASPVAYTLAKAGAKVLVLEKGAWLTEKEFYKDELAISLRDAYNPSLADERHVIEEEYERNDGSTYWQGESTENSGWSFWNGNVVGGSSNFMSGYFHRLKPVDFKLKSTYGAVKGSNVADWPISYEELEPFYTMVDEQVGVSGKVVKHPHQEPRSKDFPYPPIAEHPVSGWIDKAASDLGYHPIPVPRAVLSQPAMGRRSCEYSGYCSSYGCSSGAKGSGRAALLNHAVATGNLTIKPNSKVFNIASDEQGKITGVEYYDAKGNKQKVQAGIYVVACQAVETSRLLLASKGAKFPNGLANNNGQVGKNLVFSAGGTGRGDFDFDQLTDEQIAQLTTVGPFVNRALQDWYEIDDDAFAGANNGGKAKGGTIDFLFHQNPIARAMGSQYDEDDQLVWGEQLKANLKQEFTTYRTLRFEVFNDWMPNDDCFVSLDDEVTDKWGDPVAKVRIGYHQQDLQVGEYIAKKAETVLKELGATNVYSSVSSYPPTNLMAGGCRFGNDPKTSVLDKNCRAHEVDNLYVTDGSFMPTGGSVPYTYTIYANAFRVAEQIKQQWQVSKA encoded by the coding sequence ATGATGTACGATATTTGTATTGTTGGTAGTGGTGCCGGCGCATCGCCAGTGGCTTACACGCTAGCCAAAGCTGGCGCGAAAGTGTTAGTGCTGGAAAAGGGTGCTTGGCTGACGGAAAAAGAATTCTACAAAGACGAATTAGCGATCAGCTTGCGCGATGCGTATAACCCGTCGTTGGCTGACGAGCGCCATGTGATTGAAGAAGAGTACGAGCGCAATGACGGCTCTACCTACTGGCAAGGTGAGTCGACTGAAAATTCCGGTTGGAGCTTTTGGAACGGTAATGTTGTTGGTGGCTCTTCGAATTTTATGAGTGGTTACTTTCATCGCTTAAAACCGGTCGATTTTAAATTGAAGTCTACCTATGGTGCCGTAAAAGGTTCCAACGTTGCCGACTGGCCGATTAGCTACGAAGAGCTTGAGCCGTTTTATACCATGGTCGACGAACAAGTCGGTGTTTCCGGTAAGGTCGTTAAGCACCCACACCAAGAGCCACGCTCGAAAGATTTTCCTTATCCGCCAATTGCTGAACATCCGGTTTCTGGCTGGATTGACAAAGCGGCTAGCGACTTAGGTTATCATCCGATCCCTGTGCCACGGGCGGTACTATCGCAACCTGCGATGGGACGTCGCAGCTGTGAATATTCTGGTTACTGTAGTAGCTATGGCTGTTCATCGGGCGCGAAAGGTAGTGGCCGAGCGGCATTGCTTAACCATGCTGTGGCGACAGGTAATCTTACTATCAAACCTAACTCAAAAGTGTTTAATATTGCTAGCGATGAGCAGGGCAAGATCACTGGCGTTGAGTATTACGATGCCAAAGGCAATAAACAGAAAGTACAGGCGGGTATTTATGTGGTCGCTTGCCAAGCAGTGGAAACATCACGCTTATTGTTAGCGTCAAAAGGCGCTAAGTTCCCGAACGGTCTTGCCAACAACAATGGCCAAGTGGGTAAAAACTTAGTTTTTAGTGCGGGGGGAACTGGCCGAGGTGACTTTGATTTTGACCAACTCACCGACGAGCAAATAGCGCAACTAACGACAGTGGGGCCTTTTGTAAATCGCGCACTGCAAGACTGGTACGAGATTGACGATGACGCTTTTGCTGGCGCTAATAATGGCGGTAAAGCAAAAGGTGGCACCATAGATTTTCTTTTCCACCAAAACCCAATCGCGCGTGCCATGGGGTCGCAATACGATGAAGACGATCAACTGGTGTGGGGTGAGCAGTTAAAAGCCAACCTTAAGCAGGAATTCACCACCTATCGCACCTTGCGCTTTGAAGTGTTTAACGATTGGATGCCAAACGATGACTGCTTTGTCTCACTGGATGATGAAGTCACCGACAAATGGGGCGACCCAGTCGCGAAAGTACGAATTGGTTATCACCAGCAAGATTTGCAAGTAGGTGAATATATCGCGAAAAAAGCGGAAACGGTATTGAAAGAGCTAGGTGCCACCAATGTCTATTCATCGGTTAGCAGCTACCCACCAACGAACTTGATGGCGGGCGGTTGTCGCTTTGGTAATGATCCCAAAACCTCAGTGCTTGATAAAAACTGTCGTGCCCATGAAGTGGATAACTTATATGTTACCGATGGCTCCTTTATGCCAACCGGTGGCAGCGTGCCATACACTTACACGATTTACGCCAATGCATTCCGTGTTGCTGAACAAATTAAACAGCAATGGCAAGTTAGTAAAGCTTAG